The Zingiber officinale cultivar Zhangliang chromosome 9A, Zo_v1.1, whole genome shotgun sequence genome window below encodes:
- the LOC122020855 gene encoding probable transcription factor GLK1 isoform X1, with the protein MLAVEQRRGSNGEEGAPGSFLSGGDETLDDEAFLDDINFGDLFMGIDVDGDVLPELELDPAEIFAEFPVGSAEAEESAADGLVVEAAVVEGDKEATWGDEVVKQEGDKNRKPSPSQGKRKAKVDWTPELHRRFVQAVEQLGIDKALPSRILELMGIDCLTRHNIASHLQKYRSHRKHLLAREAEAATWSQRRQIGGGGGGVKRAADITPWLAPTIGFPPRHPPLPTQLQPPFRPLHVWGHPTVGETAPMTPPHVWLPHRSPTPAQPWAAAQPPVDPYWHNHHYSRGMVPRAVTQGALCFPQPLPTPRFAGATVPGIVPHHPIYREIPSPLTNSKLQPDAHPWLESIDAAIEDVLAKPWLPLPLGLKPPAADSVLVELQQHGVSTVPPSRG; encoded by the exons ATGCTTGCGGTGGAACAACGGCGAGGGTCCAACGGCGAGGAAGGCGCTCCGGGAAGCTTCCTCAGCGGCGGGGATGAGACCTTAGACGACGAGGCGTTCCTCGACGACATCAACTTCGGGGACCTCTTCATGGGGATCGACGTCGATGGGGACGTGCTGCCGGAGCTGGAGCTGGATCCGGCAGAAATCTTCGCGGAGTTCCCGGTGGGAAGTGCAGAGGCTGAGGAGTCGGCCGCCGATGGCCTAGTGGTCGAGGCCGCCGTCGTAGAGGGGGATAAGGAAGCGACCTGGGGCGATGAGGTGGTAAAGCAAGAGGGCGATAAGAACCGTAAGCCATCGCCGTCGCAGGGGAAGCGCAAAGCAAAG GTGGACTGGACGCCGGAGCTTCACCGGAGGTTCGTTCAGGCGGTGGAGCAGCTGGGGATCGACAAGGCCTTGCCCTCGAGGATTTTAGAACTCATGGGGATCGACTGCCTCACTCGCCACAACATCGCAAGCCACCTTCAA AAATACCGATCGCATCGGAAGCATTTGCTGGCGCGGGAGGCGGAGGCCGCGACCTGGAGCCAACGGCGGCAGATCGGAGGCGGCGGTGGCGGGGTGAAGAGGGCGGCGGACATCACCCCATGGCTGGCTCCGACGATCGGGTTCCCTCCTCGGCATCCACCACTGCCGACGCAACTCCAGCCGCCCTTCCGTCCGCTCCACGTCTGGGGCCATCCGACGGTGGGGGAAACCGCGCCGATGACCCCTCCCCACGTGTGGCTCCCGCATCGGTCCCCTACGCCGGCGCAGCCCTGGGCGGCAGCTCAGCCGCCGGTGGATCCTTATTGGCACAACCACCACTACTCAAGA GGAATGGTTCCACGGGCTGTGACGCAGGGAGCGCTTTGCTTTCCTCAGCCGTTACCCACGCCG AGATTTGCCGGTGCGACGGTGCCAGGAATAGTTCCGCATCATCCAATCTATAGGGAGATTCCTTCCCCTCTCACCAACTCAAAACTACAGCCAGATGCTCATCCt TGGTTAGAAAGCATTGATGCGGCTATCGAAGACGTTTTAGCAAAGCCATGGCTGCCGCTGCCTCTAGGCCTGAAGCCCCCCGCAGCGGACAGCGTGCTGGTAGAGCTGCAGCAGCATGGCGTCTCGACAGTTCCGCCTTCGCGTGGCTGA
- the LOC122020855 gene encoding probable transcription factor GLK1 isoform X2 yields MLAVEQRRGSNGEEGAPGSFLSGGDETLDDEAFLDDINFGDLFMGIDVDGDVLPELELDPAEIFAEFPVGSAEAEESAADGLVVEAAVVEGDKEATWGDEVVKQEGDKNRKPSPSQGKRKAKVDWTPELHRRFVQAVEQLGIDKALPSRILELMGIDCLTRHNIASHLQKYRSHRKHLLAREAEAATWSQRRQIGGGGGGVKRAADITPWLAPTIGFPPRHPPLPTQLQPPFRPLHVWGHPTVGETAPMTPPHVWLPHRSPTPAQPWAAAQPPVDPYWHNHHYSRGMVPRAVTQGALCFPQPLPTPSYDTHLEFSSRKFI; encoded by the exons ATGCTTGCGGTGGAACAACGGCGAGGGTCCAACGGCGAGGAAGGCGCTCCGGGAAGCTTCCTCAGCGGCGGGGATGAGACCTTAGACGACGAGGCGTTCCTCGACGACATCAACTTCGGGGACCTCTTCATGGGGATCGACGTCGATGGGGACGTGCTGCCGGAGCTGGAGCTGGATCCGGCAGAAATCTTCGCGGAGTTCCCGGTGGGAAGTGCAGAGGCTGAGGAGTCGGCCGCCGATGGCCTAGTGGTCGAGGCCGCCGTCGTAGAGGGGGATAAGGAAGCGACCTGGGGCGATGAGGTGGTAAAGCAAGAGGGCGATAAGAACCGTAAGCCATCGCCGTCGCAGGGGAAGCGCAAAGCAAAG GTGGACTGGACGCCGGAGCTTCACCGGAGGTTCGTTCAGGCGGTGGAGCAGCTGGGGATCGACAAGGCCTTGCCCTCGAGGATTTTAGAACTCATGGGGATCGACTGCCTCACTCGCCACAACATCGCAAGCCACCTTCAA AAATACCGATCGCATCGGAAGCATTTGCTGGCGCGGGAGGCGGAGGCCGCGACCTGGAGCCAACGGCGGCAGATCGGAGGCGGCGGTGGCGGGGTGAAGAGGGCGGCGGACATCACCCCATGGCTGGCTCCGACGATCGGGTTCCCTCCTCGGCATCCACCACTGCCGACGCAACTCCAGCCGCCCTTCCGTCCGCTCCACGTCTGGGGCCATCCGACGGTGGGGGAAACCGCGCCGATGACCCCTCCCCACGTGTGGCTCCCGCATCGGTCCCCTACGCCGGCGCAGCCCTGGGCGGCAGCTCAGCCGCCGGTGGATCCTTATTGGCACAACCACCACTACTCAAGA GGAATGGTTCCACGGGCTGTGACGCAGGGAGCGCTTTGCTTTCCTCAGCCGTTACCCACGCCG agCTATGAtactcatctagaattttcatctagaaaattcatctag